One Nicotiana tomentosiformis chromosome 4, ASM39032v3, whole genome shotgun sequence genomic window carries:
- the LOC117274416 gene encoding uncharacterized protein yields the protein MEFMQTALEIFYVLDPTISPIPPLEDNDSKELKVQRKKRKEDEIMCRGHILNALLDCLYDHLCTVEPSAKKVRNALEFKYKSKEEGTKKFLVSKYFEFKFNNDMSILAQVHELQVIINQLRVTGIGLPESFQVGVIITKWPPSRKSYWKRILHSSKDVSLEEIQKHLRIEEESRERDKNENSYNGNNKANALNKPSNKSNKERKAKEHLLVLKKIKEI from the coding sequence ATGGAGTTTATGCAGACTGCGTTGGAGATTTTTTATGTGCTTGATCCAACTATTTCTCCAATTCCTCCACTAGAGGACAATGATTCTAAAGAACTCAAGGTGCAAAGAAAAAAGAGGAAGGAAGATGAAATTATGTGTAGAGGCCACATTCTGAATGCACTTTTGGATTGCCTTTATGATCATCTCTGTACCGTCGAACCTTCcgcaaagaaggttaggaatgcCTTGGAATTCAAATACAAATCCAAGGAGGAAGGTACCAAAAAGTTTCTTGTCTCTAAGTATTTCGAGTTCAAGTTTAATAATGATATGTCTATATTGGCACAAGTGCATGAATTACAGGtcataataaatcaattgagAGTTACGGGTATTGGACTTCCTGAATCTTTTCAAGTTGGTGTGATTATAACAAAATGGCCACCATCCCGGAAATCCTATTGGAAGAGAATTCTCCATAGTTCAAAAGACGTTTCTTTGGAAGAAATTCAAAAGCACCTACGAATCGAAGAGGAATCGAGGGAGAGAGATAAGAATGAAAATTCTTATAATGGCAATAATAAAGCCAATGCTTTGAATAAACCCTCAAACAAATCCAACAAAGAACGCAAAGCAAAGGAACATCTCTTGGTCttaaaaaagatcaaagaaatttAA
- the LOC138909393 gene encoding uncharacterized protein — MGWEKIVDRGYAKPDNEETLPQNKKDDFAKTKKKDQQALTLIHQYLDDVMFEKVTDATTSKEAWRILQISIQGVDKVRKVKLQTLRADFEVIKMKESECNSDYCSKVKAVVNQLRRYMEEIEDVCMVEKILRILIPKFNFVVCAIEESKDLNSMMVEQLEGSLQAHEEKIKRRQEVSLEQLLKTQASFKDYGGEKSYRGNGRG; from the exons atgggatgggag AAAATCGTAGATAGAGGGTATGCAAAACCCGATAATGAGGAAACTCTgcctcaaaataaaaaagatgaCTTTGCAAAGACAAagaagaaggatcaacaagccctTACGCTCATCCACCAATATTTGGATGATGTCATGTTTGAGAAGGTGACAGATGCTACTACCTCAAAGGAAGCTTGGAGGATTTTACAAATTTCTATTCAAGGAGTAgacaaggtgaggaaggtaaaacttcaaactctaagggctgattttgaagttataaaaatgaaagaatccgaatgcaattcggattattgttcaaaagtgaaggctgTTGTAAATCAACTAAGAAGATACATGGAGGAAATAGAAGATGTCTGTATGGTAGAAAAGATCCTTCGCATTTTAATACCTAAATTTAattttgtggtgtgtgctattgaggagtctaaagatttaaactctatgaTGGTAGAGCAATTGGAGGGATCTTTACAGGCCCACGAAGAAAAGATCAAAAGGAGACAAGAAGTATCattggagcaacttcttaaaactcaggcatccttcaaggattatggaggtgaaaagagcTATCGAGGGAATGGACGGGGATGA